DNA from Sphingomonas psychrotolerans:
GACCAAAGCAATCCGGCCGTCGAGGCGAAACAGGCTGTTGGTGTCCATGAACTCTCTCCCAATTCGTCGTCCCGGCGGAAGCCGGGATCGTGTGCCGCCAGGGGTCCGCGCGCCTCCCGAGATCCCGGCGTTCGCCGGGATGACGGATTTCGCTTACCCGCCGCGCTTCAGCGTCTCCCTGGCGATGATCAACTGCTGGATCTGGCTGGTGCCTTCGTAGATCCGGAACAGCCGTACGTCGCGGTAGAGCCGCTCGATGCCGTAATCGGCGATATAGCCCGCGCCGCCGAATATCTGCACCGCGCGATCGGCGACCCGGCCGACCATCTCACTGGCGAAATACTTGGTCGCGGCGGCCTCCATCGTCGTATTTTCACCCGCATCCTTCTTCGCCGCGGTCTCGAGCATCAGCGCCCGCGCGGCCATAGCCTCGGTCTTGGAATCGGCGAGCATCGCCTGGATCAATTGGTGCTCGGCGATCGGCTTGCCGAACTGTTTCCGCTCGCTGGCATAAGCGACGCAGTCGGCGATCAGTCGCTCGGCGACGCCGACGCATACCGCCGAGATGTGCAGCCGCCCGCGATCGAGCACCTGCATCGCGATCCTGAAGCCCTGGCCCTCCTCGCCGAGCCGGTTGGCGACGGGGACGGGGGTGTCATCGAACACCACATCGGCGACGCGGGCGCCCTTTTGCCCCATCTTCTTCTCGGGCTCGCCGATCGACACGCCGGGCAAATCGCGCGGAACGAGGAAGGCCGAGACGCCGCGCCCGCCGGGGTCCTCGCCGGTACGCGCCATCACCGTGAACAGCTGCGCCTTGTCGGCGTTGGTGATGAAGCGCTTGGTGCCGCTGAGCCGATAGACATCGCCGTCGCGCACCGCGCGGGTCTTCACAGCGCCGCTGTCCGATCCGACATCGGGTTCGGTCAGCGCGAAGCTGGTGATCACTTCGCCACTCGCAATCCGCGGCAGCCAATCGGCCTTTTGCTCTGGCGTTCCGGCCATCACCAGGCCCTGACTGCCGATCCCGACATTGGTGCCGAAGGACGAGCGGAAGGCGGGGGTGGTACGGCCGAGCTCGATCGCGACCCGGCATTCCTCGAGCATCGTCAGGCCGAGCCCGCCATATTCCTCGGCGATCGACAGTCCGAACAGGCCGAGCCCCTTCATCTCCTCGATCACCGCCTCGGGAATAGCGTCGGCGGCCTCGACATCGGCTTCCAGCGGACGCAGCCGCTCGCTTACGAAGCGCCGGATCGTATCGATCAGCGTGTCGAAGATCTCGGGGTCGAGCGCCATTATTGGAACCGTTCCTGTTGTTCGAAGCCGCATGCTATAGCTACGCCTGCGGATCGAGCAAGCCATACCCAATCTTCCAATAGCCGCGATTGACGCCGCTACTGCGCCTCCTATGCTGCGCCGGTAGAGCATAAAGCGCGAGGATCGGCGATGGTGGCGAATGAAGCCAATGCGGGGGCGCCCGCCGTTCCGCCGGTGCGCCGCGTGCGCCAGTCGACCATGCTCTCTTACGGTTTCGGCGCAGTCGCGTACGGCGTGAAGGACCTGTGCTTCTCGACCTTCCTCTTGTTGTTCTACAATCAGGTGCTCGGGCTTCCCTCCGCGCAGGTCGGCTTCGCGATCATGTGCGCATTGCTGCTCGACGCATTCATCGATCCGGCGATCGGCTTCCTTTCGGACCGGACGCGCGGGCGCTGGGGGCGGCGGCATCCGTGGATGTATGCGTCGGCGGCACCGATTGCGCTCGGCTGGCTGTTGCTGTGGAATCCGCCGGCCTGGTCGCATGGGGCGATGCTGGTCTGGGTGTTCGCCAGCGCAGTGCTCGTGCGGACCGCGGTCTCGGCCTATGAAGTACCGTCGCAAGCGCTGAGCCCCGAACTCTCGGCCGATTATGACGAGCGCACCCGGATCATGGCATATCGCTATCTGTTCGGATGGGCGGGCGGAATGGCGATGCTGATGGCATCCTATGGCTATTTCCTCGCCGACGGGCTGCTCGACCGGCGCGGCTATGTGGCGTTCGCGGCGGCGGGCGCTGCGGCGATGTTCATAGCGATCCTCGTTTCGGCGCTGGGCACGCACCGCGAGATCGCCCGGCTGCCGCGGCCCGAGATCGAACGCCAGTCGCTTGGCCAGAATTTCCGCGAGCTGCGCGAGAGCGTGCGCAACCGCGCCTTTCTGATCCTGATGGCGGCGGGGATCTGTTATTATTCGGCGCAGGGCATCAGCTACGCGCTGTCCAATTATCTCTATGCCCATGTCTGGGGCTTTCGCGGCGCCGACTTCCAGTGGCTCGGGCTGGTTCTGCTGCTCGGGGTGATCGGTGCGTTCCTGCTCGCGCCGCGGGTGGCGAAGCGGACCGGCAAGCCGGTGGCCGCAATGGGCTTCATGGTCGGCGCGGCGATCCTGCTGACACTGCCTTATTGGCTGCGGTTGGCCGGACTGTTCCCGGCGCCCGGAAACCCGGCGCTGGTGCCGCTGCTGCTTTCGATCTTCACCGTCAATGCAACCTGCGTAGTGTCCTCGACGATCCTCGGCGCGTCGATGATGGCCGATGTCGTCGAGCATTCGGAGGTCGAGACCGGGCGGCGATCTGAGGGGGTGTTCTTTGCCGGCGCGTTCTTCGTCCAAAAATGCACCAGCGGGCTCGGCATCTTCGTTGCAGGCTCGATCCTGGCGATCGCCGGTTTCCCCGAGACGGCCAAGCCGGGCAGTGTCCCCGTCGAGACGGTCGACCGGCTGACGATCCTGTTCGCCGCGCTCTATCTGTCGCTCGGCTTCGCGGCGGCGTTCTTCTACCGGCGCTTTCCGTTCGGCAAGGCCGAGCATCTCGCGCGGGTGGAGCGATTGGCCAAGGCGGAAATGCCCGCCGGGGGGTGAACCCCGGCGAGCATCCTTTCCTCCCCAGGAAAGTCTGGCCTCAGGCGACGCGGCCGAGGCGGTGATAGAGATTGGCGTATTTCGTCGACTCGGGCAGATCCTTGACCTTGTGGAGGTGGGTCCCGACCGCCTCACGAAGCAGGCGGAAATCCTCGGTCGAGAAAACGGCGCGGCTTCTTTGCGGTTCTTTGGGCTGCGGTTCGGTCATGCTACTTCTCCTTACGCGGCTTGCTGGTTGAACTGGGCGGCTTCGGTGCTCTCGGCGAGCGCCGTGGTCGAGCTCTCGCCGCCGGCCACCGCCTGCGCGATCGCATCGAAATAGCCGGTGCCGACTTCGCGCTGGTGGCGAGTCGCGGTGTAGCCGTTCGCCTCGGCGGCGAATTCGGCCTGCTGGAGTTCCGAATAAGCCGCCATGCCGCGGTCCCGATAGCCGCGCGCCAGCTCGAACATGCCGTAATTGAGCTGGTGGAAGCCCGCGAGCGTGACGAACTGGAACTTGTACCCCATCGCGCCGATCTCGCGCTGGAAGCGGGCGATGTCGTCCTTGTCGAGATTCTTCTCCCAGTTGAAGCTCGGCGAGCAATTATAGGCCAGCATCTTCTCGGGGTGCGCGCGCTTGATCGCCTCGGCGAAGCGGCGGGCGTCGTCGAGATTGGGCTTCGAGGTCTCCCACCACAACAGGTCGGCATGGCTGGCGAAGGCGAGGCCGCGCTTGATGCAATGATCGACCCCGGTGCCTTCCTTCAATCGGAAGAAGCCCTCGGCGGTGCGTTCGCCGGTGAGGAATTCGTGGTCGCGTTCGTCGACGTCCGAAGTGATCAGCCGCGCGCTCTCGGCATCGGTGCGTGCGCAGATCACCGTCGGGACGCCGGACACGTCGGCCGCGAGCCGGGCGCTGTCGAGGTTGCGGATATGCGCCTGGGTAGGGATCAACACCTTGCCGCCGAGGTGCCCGCATTTCTTTTCGGATGCGAGCTGGTCTTCATAATGCACCCCGGCGGCGCCTGCGGCGATATAGGCCTTCATGATCTCGAAGCAGTTGAGCGGCCCGCCGAAGCCGGCCTCGGCATCGGCGATGATCGGCGCGAACCAGTCGCGCGTCGCGCCGCCTTCCATATGCTCGATCTGGTCGGCACGCTGGAGAGTCGCGTTGATCTTGCGCGCCAGCTCGGGCCCGGCATTGGCGGGGTAGAGCGACTGATCGGGGTACATCTGCCCGGCGGTGTTGGCATCGGCGGCGACTTGCCAGCCCGAGAGGTAGATCGCCTTCAACCCGGCGCGGACCATCTGCATCGCCTGATTGCCCGAAAGCGCGCCGAGCGCATGGATATAGTCCTCGGACTTCAGCAGCTCCCAGAGCTTGAGCGCGCCGCGACGGGCGATGGTATGCTCGATCGGCAGCGAGCCGCGCAGCCGGGTAACGTCGTCAGCCGAATAGGGGCGGACGATGCCGTCGAAGCGGCCGCTGGGGGCTGGGACGAGATCTTCGAAGGTCATCGGCATGTCATTTCCTTGACAGTATTAGTGGTGTCGAGGGCCGATTTGCGCCTTAGCTTGACTCAATCACAGGATATTCGTTCTATCTCGGGGTCAACGGGTGACTAAAGCGGCGCCCGCGCTTGTAATCATGTAAATATATTTACAACGTATTCCGAATCGGTGGTTTGCGAACATATCAAGAACGGAGCGTGTAGGAAATGGCCGATCAGAAGCTGTTCGCCGGACACGCGGTCCGCCGTCTTCGTCGCCAGCTCGGGCTGAGCCAGGTGGCGATGGCCGAAGCGCTGGCCGTGAGTGCGAGCTATCTCAACCTGGTCGAGCGCAACCAGCGACCGATCTCCGCGACGGTGATGCTCCGGCTCGCCCAAACCTATGACTTCGACCCGCGCAGACTGGCGGCGAGCGAGCCGGGCGGGGGCGCCGAGGCGCTCCGCC
Protein-coding regions in this window:
- a CDS encoding acyl-CoA dehydrogenase family protein, whose translation is MALDPEIFDTLIDTIRRFVSERLRPLEADVEAADAIPEAVIEEMKGLGLFGLSIAEEYGGLGLTMLEECRVAIELGRTTPAFRSSFGTNVGIGSQGLVMAGTPEQKADWLPRIASGEVITSFALTEPDVGSDSGAVKTRAVRDGDVYRLSGTKRFITNADKAQLFTVMARTGEDPGGRGVSAFLVPRDLPGVSIGEPEKKMGQKGARVADVVFDDTPVPVANRLGEEGQGFRIAMQVLDRGRLHISAVCVGVAERLIADCVAYASERKQFGKPIAEHQLIQAMLADSKTEAMAARALMLETAAKKDAGENTTMEAAATKYFASEMVGRVADRAVQIFGGAGYIADYGIERLYRDVRLFRIYEGTSQIQQLIIARETLKRGG
- a CDS encoding MFS transporter gives rise to the protein MVANEANAGAPAVPPVRRVRQSTMLSYGFGAVAYGVKDLCFSTFLLLFYNQVLGLPSAQVGFAIMCALLLDAFIDPAIGFLSDRTRGRWGRRHPWMYASAAPIALGWLLLWNPPAWSHGAMLVWVFASAVLVRTAVSAYEVPSQALSPELSADYDERTRIMAYRYLFGWAGGMAMLMASYGYFLADGLLDRRGYVAFAAAGAAAMFIAILVSALGTHREIARLPRPEIERQSLGQNFRELRESVRNRAFLILMAAGICYYSAQGISYALSNYLYAHVWGFRGADFQWLGLVLLLGVIGAFLLAPRVAKRTGKPVAAMGFMVGAAILLTLPYWLRLAGLFPAPGNPALVPLLLSIFTVNATCVVSSTILGASMMADVVEHSEVETGRRSEGVFFAGAFFVQKCTSGLGIFVAGSILAIAGFPETAKPGSVPVETVDRLTILFAALYLSLGFAAAFFYRRFPFGKAEHLARVERLAKAEMPAGG
- the aceA gene encoding isocitrate lyase — protein: MPMTFEDLVPAPSGRFDGIVRPYSADDVTRLRGSLPIEHTIARRGALKLWELLKSEDYIHALGALSGNQAMQMVRAGLKAIYLSGWQVAADANTAGQMYPDQSLYPANAGPELARKINATLQRADQIEHMEGGATRDWFAPIIADAEAGFGGPLNCFEIMKAYIAAGAAGVHYEDQLASEKKCGHLGGKVLIPTQAHIRNLDSARLAADVSGVPTVICARTDAESARLITSDVDERDHEFLTGERTAEGFFRLKEGTGVDHCIKRGLAFASHADLLWWETSKPNLDDARRFAEAIKRAHPEKMLAYNCSPSFNWEKNLDKDDIARFQREIGAMGYKFQFVTLAGFHQLNYGMFELARGYRDRGMAAYSELQQAEFAAEANGYTATRHQREVGTGYFDAIAQAVAGGESSTTALAESTEAAQFNQQAA